One region of Citrus sinensis cultivar Valencia sweet orange chromosome 6, DVS_A1.0, whole genome shotgun sequence genomic DNA includes:
- the LOC102629301 gene encoding uncharacterized protein LOC102629301 isoform X2 yields the protein MTRESVICQLSPSSCVLCFSAETCPRMISLEEEPVPVNDDEQAASHIAAEPQLQRVENATEIVEVTSPSQPQRQHDLVLNIPSRTIEEVDEGFVRIDMPSTPTTSRRVNFSPMPSPRFGKINDFPVPSSSKSKTTFKSLLPKLSFKYRNTTSDIEKAAILALGSSFTETREKPRIARASSLTKLLTPRMKKTSSFPVTPVSHSNPESTHGGLTTDLLNSAKGAPLPIHRSRSVPLLNKDGSIRQMDSLGGVFRVIPTTPRVAEGSGTTSSNTFPSNTTDKKDDGGEDIPEEEAVCRICFIELGEGFDALKMECGCKGELAFAHRECAVKWFSIKGNKTCEVCKQEVENLPVTLLRLQNVQASSLPDSGAQVTRYRVWQDVPILVIVSMLAYFCFLEELLVGKMKSGAIAISLPFSCILGLLASTTATTMASHAGCHSCSAVHICWVWNHNGWNFYSH from the exons ATGACAAGAGAAAGTGTTATTTGCCAATTGTCACCTTCATCTTGTGTCTTGTGTTTCTCAGCTGAAACTTGTCCACGTATGATCTCTCTTG aagaagaaccaGTACCTGTGAATGATGATGAACAAGCAGCTTCCCACATTGCTGCTGAGCCTCAGCTTCAAAGg GTTGAAAATGCAACTGAAATAGTTGAAGTAACCTCACCTAGTCAACCACAGAGACAGCACGATCTTGTCTTAAACATACCATCGAGAACAATTGAGGAAGTGGATGAGGGTTTTGTGAGAATAGACATGCCTTCAACACCAACTACTTCAAGAAGAGTTAATTTTTCTCCCATGCCTAGTCCTCGTTttggcaaaataaatgatttCCCTGTTCCTTCTTCatcaaaaagtaaaacaaCCTTTAAAAGCCTCCTTCCAAAGCTAAGTTTCAAATATCGTAATACTACTTCAGATATTGAAAAGGCTGCAATCTTGGCACTAGGAAGTTCATTTACAGAGACAAGGGAGAAGCCTCGGATTGCAAGGGCATCATCGCTTACAAAGCTCCTCACACCCAGAATGAAGAAAACATCATCTTTTCCTGTTACCCCTGTTTCTCACTCGAATCCAGAGTCTACACATGGGGGACTAACAACTGATCTACTGAATTCTGCT AAAGGAGCTCCACTACCTATTCATCGTTCACGTTCAGTCCCTTTGCTCAACAAAGATGGAAGCATAAGGCAGATGGATTCTTTAGGTGGTGTATTCCGTGTTATTCCTACCACTCCACGAGTGGCTGAGGGTAGTGGGACCACATCATCAAACACATTTCCTTCAAATACTACTG ATAAAAAGGATGATGGTGGCGAAGATATTCCTGAAGAAGAAGCCGTTTGCAGAATCTGCTTCATTGAACTGGGAGAGGGGTTTGATGCACTCAAGATGGAATGCGGCTGCAAAGGCGAACTTGCATTTGCCCATCGAGAGTGTGCTGTAAAATGGTTTAGTATCAAAGGGAACAAAACATGTGAGGTGTGCAAGCAAGAAGTCGAAAACCTACCTGTTACCCTTTTACGCCTTCAAAATGTCCAGGCCAGTAGTTTGCCAGACAGTGGAGCTCAGGTTACTCGATACAG GGTCTGGCAGGATGTTCCAATTCTTGTCATTGTCAGCATGCTTGcttacttttgttttcttgagGAACTTCTG GTTGGAAAAATGAAGTCTGGTGCAATTGCCATCTCTCTTCCATTTTCATGCATATTGGGTCTTCTCGCCTCTACGACAGCAACAACTATGG
- the LOC102628640 gene encoding F-box protein CPR1-like codes for MSKKIPLDIITGIFCRQPVKSLLRFRCVSKTCCSLIDSQDFIKLHLNHSITTRSNRRLILKGAHDLYALDFDTLTLGTGVQPHHHPLNIGSGTEVLGSCNGLIALCNSVQELALFNPSTRKLKTLPLPPCLVGFPSAFTFYGFGQDKINDDYKLVRVLHFKGNDGDDVEVEVYSLKTNSWRRISNLPRFLRDFYDYLYHSLFRKGYGVLAGGALHWVSPKSSTRSVIVAFDLVAEEFYQLPLPDSVNVSYANVHVDVGSLEGCLCVFRFYNLVYVDMWMMKEHAVKESWTKLFSVQEPTPTRSFLFLRPLGYSRNGVKLLLEVRREKLVWFDLETNSLRTVKIDTHGLDFVDTEICMASLVPLSDKGGGCGGGINGMKRRNLEEKEKRHKKKRDDFLCTGFKLVL; via the exons ATGTCTAAGAAAATTCCACTGGATATAATCACAGGTATTTTCTGCAGACAACCAGTGAAGAGTCTCCTGCGTTTCAGATGCGTTTCAAAAACATGCTGCTCCTTGATCGACAGTCAAGATTTCATCAAGCTGCATCTCAACCATTCCATCACGACCAGGTCCAATCGCAGGCTCATTCTCAAAGGTGCACATGATCTCTACGCTTTAGACTTCGATACGCTTACGCTTGGTACTGGGGTTCAACCCCACCACCACCCTTTGAATATCGGCAGTGGGACTGAAGTTCTTGGCTCGTGTAACGGTTTGATCGCTTTGTGTAATTCTGTACAGGAACTTGCTCTGTTTAACCCATCAACTAGAAAGTTGAAaacactcccactcccaccctGTCTTGTTGGGTTTCCGAGtgcttttactttttatgGGTTTGGGCAAGacaaaattaatgatgattaTAAACTAGTTAGAGTGTTACATTTCAAGGGAAACGATGGTGATGATGTTGAAGTCGAAGTCTATAGTCTAAAGACCAACTCTTGGAGAAGAATTAGTAACTTGCCTAGATTTCTTCGTGATTTCTACGATTACCTTTATCATTCTTTGTTTAGGAAAGGTTATGGTGTGCTTGCTGGTGGTGCTCTACATTGGGTATCTCCTAAGAGCTCCACACGGTCTGTCATTGTGGCTTTTGATCTGGTGGCTGAGGAGTTTTATCAGTTGCCACTGCCTGACTCTGTTAACGTTAGCTATGCGAATGTTCATGTGGATGTGGGTAGTTTGGAGGGATGTCTATGTGTTTTCCGTTTCTACAACCTAGTTTATGTTGACATGTGGATGATGAAGGAACATGCGGTTAAAGAATCTTGGACTAAGTTGTTTTCAGTTCAGGAGCCAACACCAACAAGAAGCTTTTTATTTCTGAGACCTTTAGGTTATTCAAGGAATGGTGTCAAGCTCCTCTTGGAAGTGAGAAGGGAGAAACTTGTATGGTTCGATTTAGAGACGAATAGTCTCAGGACTGTAAAGATTGACACTCATGGTCTGGATTTTGTTGATACAGAGATCTGTATGGCAAGCCTTGTTCCTCTAAGTGATAAAGGTGGTGGTTGTGGTGGTGGAATCAATGGCATGAAGCGGCGAAACCTAGAGGAAAAGGAGAAGAGACATAAGAAGAAAAG GGATGATTTCTTATGTACTGGGTTTAAGTTGGTTTTGTAA